A window of Maioricimonas rarisocia genomic DNA:
GAGGGCATGGCACCCGCCGGGTTTACAGGCAGACAGGAATGTCTGCCCCACTTGTCTTTCGGGGTGGATGCGTCGCCAGGAGTTCGCACGGCTCGCAGAGCCGTGGCACCCTGGTTTCGGTGCTTGAACTGCATGCTCGCGTTGACGGGCGAGGATGACCCCGGCGTCACCCAGACACGTCGTTTGTCTGGGCCACCCCCGAGTGCGTCGGCACCGGTTCGGGCCGCATGCCCATTCGGCTTTGCCGTGAGGGAATGGCACCCTGTGAGAGGGCCGGCAGACAGGAATGTCTGCCCCACTTGTCTTTCGGGGTGGATGCCTCGCCAGGAGTTCGCACGGCTCGCAGAGCCGTGGCACCCTGGATTCGGTGCTTGAACTGCATGCTCGCTTTGACGGGCGAGGATGGCACCCGGCAGGAGTAGCCCTTATCGCCTTGTGAGCCGGTCGGCCAGGAACTGGTGGCGGGCGTTGAACAGCCGGCGGAAGCTCAGCAGCACGACCAGTGTCGTTCCCATGGCAGAGCCGGCCGCGATGAGGAACATGATGACGATCTGATAGCGGACGGCGGACATGGGCTCGGCACCGGCGAGGATCTGTCCGGTCATCATGCCCGGCAGACTGACCAGACCGACGACCATCATCGAGTTGATGATGGGGATCATGCCGGTCCGGATTGCGGACTGGACGGTGGGGCGGGCAGCGTCCCAGCGTGTTCCTCCCAGACAGAGCAGCAGTTCGACTTCGTTGCGCTTGCTCACGAGATCGTCGGTGAACCGGTCGAGGCCGAGCGAGATGCCGTTGAGGGTGTTGCCGAGGATCATGCCCATCAGAGGGATCGCGTACTGAGCCGGTGACTGCAACCATTCGTTCGGGGAGAGGATGGCGGTGAGGGCCACGCCGATGACGATCCACGAACTGGTCATGACGGCGATGAGGCTGCTGGTCCAGATGCCTTTGAAGCGGCGGTCGGTGCGGCGAACGGCGGCGGTTCCGGCGATGCAGGACATCAGGAGCATCAGGCCGGCGACGGCGGCGGGATGGTCGCGGGCGAAGATCCACTTGAGCACCAGGCCGACGAGCAGCAGTTGCACGACCGTGCGGACCGAGGCGACGAGCAGCCGCTTCTCGAGATCCAGACGCATGAGCAGCGAGATGATCCCGTTGATGAGGATCAACACGGCTGCGATGGCGACGTCGAGATAGGTGAGGTCGTGGTAGTTCATGCGGAGGGGTGAGGAAGAGTGGGTGATGTCAGGACACAGGTGGCGCTTTGGGTTCAGGCCGTGGGGGCGTGCTACGCCGGAAAGTGAAACCGGACTCGCGAATGATACCGTTACGGTTGCGGGGAAATGCACTCGCTTGCGCTTCGTGCTGGTATCCGGTGGGGCGTCGGCGATCGTCAGGCGATGCGGGATGGGTTCGGGCCGCATGCCCACCCGGCTTCGCCGTGAGGGCATGGCACCCGCCGGGTTTGCAGGCAGACAGGAATGTCTGCCCCACTTGTCGATCTGTGTGGATGCCTCATCGTGAGTTTGCACGGCTCGCAGAGCCGTGGCACGCGGCGAGTCTACCGGGGGAACCCGCTCTGATCGATGACTGATTGGCCACTCGCTTGCGCTTCGTGCTGGTATTGATGGGGCGTCGGCGATCGTCCGCGATGCCTGACCTACGGCTCTGCGACGACGTGGCCGCCGGCGAGGTGGAGGACGTGATCGGACATGCGCTGTGTCTGTGTGTCGTCGTGGGTGACCCAGACGGTCGCCCGCGAGCTGTCTTCGGCGAGCCAGTCCTTCACAAGTGATTCGACGGCCGAGACCGAATCGCGGTCCAGGGCGGCCGTCGGTTCGTCGAGCAGGAGCATCTGCGGGTTCATCTGGATCGCACGGAGGACGGCGACGATCTGTGCTTCTCCGCCGGAAAGATGTTCCCGCTGGCGACCGAGGAACGACTCGTCGCGGCCGACGTGTGAGAGAAGTTCCCTGATGCGATCACGGTCGTAGTGCCGCTTTGCGTGGGTACGCAGGCGAAACGGGAGCTGCAGGTTGTCTTCGACGGTCCCTTCGAGCAGTACGGGGCGCTGCTGCAGGTAGATGACGGAGCTGCGGTAGCGGGGAACGTTGGCGTTCTCGATCGGCTGTCCGCGGAAGAGAATCTCACCCGAGTCGATCGGGGCGAGCAGTGCGAGGGCCCGCATGAGGACGGTCTTGCCTGCCCCCGAGGAGCCGCGGATCGCCCAGCGCTGTCCCGGTTCGACGTGGAGGGAGACGTCGGTCAGCAGTGGGGTGCCGTTGTCGCCGGTCCGGTGCAGGTTGTGTGCTTCGAGGAGTGGTTCGGTCATTGTGGGGGCGGGAACCCTGTGCTTCGTGCTGGTATCCGGTGGAGCGTCGGCGATTGTCAGGCGATGCGTGATGGGTTCGGGCCGCATGCCCACCCGGCTTCGCCGTGAGGGCATGGCACCCGCCGGGGTTACAGGCAGACAGGAATGTCTGCCCCACTTGTCGATCTGTGTGGATGCCTCATCTTGAGTTTGCACGGCTCGCAGAGCCGTGGCAGCCGGCCGTGAGGGCATGGCACCCGCCGGGGTTACAGGCAGACAGGAATGTCAGCCCCACTTGTCGATCTGTGTGGATGCCTTTCGATAAGAATGCACGCCACCTGATCGATGACGTTATTGTCACCACGCGAGTGGGCTGGCCTGCACAGCGGCGGCGAGGGCCTCGGCACGACCCGGTTCGAGTCGGGCGGGGAGGAGGTTTTCCAGGTTGGCCGCAGCGGCTCCCATGCCGAGTCGGACTGCATCGACCAGGCCCCTGCCCTCGCTGATTCCCACCGCCAAGCCGGCGGCGAGCGAGTCGCCGCAGCCGATCGGATTGACCAGTTCACGCGGCCTGGCCGGCTCGAATCGCCATGCTTCGTCGGGGGAGGCAGCGTAGACGGGGCCGGCACCGTCGGTGATGACGACCCATTCCGCACCGCGCTCCTGCAGGGCCCGGACGGCTTGGCGAAGTCCCTCTTCGTCGTCGACAGGGTGATCGACGGTGGCGGCCAGTTCTTCGCGGTTCGGTTTGACGACGCGGGGACAGCATTCGAGTGCGTGGATCAGTTCATCACCACGGATGTCGAGCACGGCCGGTTTGCCGGCCCGCTGCAGCATTGTCCGGTAGAAGTCGGCGGGAGTGCCGGCGGGAAGTGATCCGCTCAGGACGAGAACGTCGGCGGTGGCCGCGGCCTGTTCGAAGACCTTCAGGAAGGTCTCCAGGTCCGACTGCGTCAGTGCGGGGGCGTTCTCGACCAGTTCGGTCGTCCGCCCGGGACCGGTCTCGCGGATGGTCGTGCAGACGCGGGAGGGGGCGGTCGTTTCGACCCAGTCCATCGCCACGCCTTCGGCCTGCATGTCGGCCCTCAGCGAATGACCGGCCGGTCCGCCTGCGACCGAGAGTCCGCGGCAGGGAGCCCCCAGACGATGGACGGCGATCGCGGCATTCAACACTTTGCCGGAGGCACACCAGTGGACCTGCGTGGCCCGGTTCACTTCGCCGGGGCGGAGCTGATCGAAGTCGGCAATCTGCTGCCAGGCGGGGGAGAGTCCGGCGGCCAGAATCACAGCATTCCCTCCAGCAGCGATGTCAGTTCGTCGTCGGTGAGCTGTGTCGGATTGCCCCGCATGCTGTTGCCATGCGAACTGGGAACGATGGCAGCGATCTGCTCGCGCTCCACACCGAGTTGCGAAAGCGTCCGGGGAATGCCGACACGACTGCAAATTGATTCGATGTGCTCGATGAACGCGTCGGCCAGTACGTCGGGATCGTTGGAGTCCGTATCGGTCAGCAGGCGACCGAGGTGTGCCAGATCGTCGCGGCGGACGTCCCGGTTGACCCGCAGGGCGGCGGGAAGCATGACGGCGCAGGCGATGCCGTGGGGCGTGCGGCAGTGAACTCCCAGTGCGGCTGCCACGCCATGGGCCAGGCCGAGCCCCGAGTTGGCCAGTGCCATTCCCGAAAGGAATGCGGCATGCGACATGGCCTCGCGGGCGGGGCGATCGGTCGGCTGTTCGACGGCGGTGACGATCGCCGGCAGGGCCCGCTGCAGACCTTCGAGGCAGAGGGCCCGGGTGAAGGGCTGCGTTCGGCCGGAGATGTAACTTTCGATGAGCTGCGTGATCGCATCCATCCCGGTCGCGGCCGTGACGCTGGCCGGGACAGTGACAGTCAGCTCGGGGTCGATCAGGACGGCGGCGGCCACCATGCGGGGCGAGCGGAGACTCTTCTTGAACGTCGGATCATAGGATGAGATGACGGCGTTCTTCGTCGCTTCGCTGCCGGTTCCGGCGGTGGTGGGGACGGCGAGGAACGGCAAAGTCGGCTGGTCGATTGTGAGTCCGTTGCCGACGCCTTCGAGGAAATCGCGAACCGATTCGCCGTGCCGGTTAGTGACCAGAGCGGCGACCGCCTTGGCGAGATCGATGGCGGATCCGCCTCCAAGTCCGATCACCAGATCCCCCTCGCCGGGGCGATGCTCGAGGATGCGGGCGACGGTTGCGTCGACGTCCTGGACTTCCGGCTCGTGCGCGATCTGTCCGATCGGGACGGTTTCGACTCCGGCCTCTCGCAGTTGCGCAGTGACCGCCTCGACCGTTCCACTGGCCTGGAGGGTCCGCGAGCCGGTGACAAGAAAGGCACGTCGGCCCAGTTCGGCCGCCAGCGGGCCGAGTTCGTTGCGACGTCCCCAGCCGAAGACGACCCGGCGGGGCAACAGCAGATCGTATTGTGAACAACCGCTCATCATGGTGTGACTCCCCGCGGAGCATACACCACCCCACATCGGTCGTATAGAATCCCAAGAGCGTTCGAGGAGGCGGGGAAGCCGCCGCCGCAGTAACGAACGCCAGGCAAACTGATGGACGGGTGCCGCTGGCTGCATCCGATCAGAATGACCCACTGCAGAACGTGTCTCAGCACGAACCTGTTGGCGATACTACAAACGAGGTGGAACCGTATGCTCCGTCGTCTGGCAATTCCTTCGGTGCGGGCCCTGTGCACCGCCCTGGCCGTTTCCGTCCTGTTTCCTGTTGCTGTTCGTGCCGAGCGGATCGAGGAGGCGACGCAGCGGCTTCTGGAAGACGTCAAATACCTGGCGTCGGATGATCTGCAGGGGCGTGGCGTCGGGACAAAGGGGCTGGACCAGGCGGCGGTCTACATTCGGGACGCCTTTGCCGCGGCCGGTCTCGACGTGACGGTGGATGGGGGAGACGCCTACCAGGACTTCGAGGTGATCGACGGCGCGAAGCTGACGGAGCCGAATGTCCTGACGCTCAACGGGCCGGATGGTCAGTCCGTCACGCTCGAACTGGGGAAGGATTTCACCGTTGGTTCATTCGGTGATGCCGGGACGTTCGATGCTCCCATCGTCTTCTGCGGCTACGGGATCGACTCGAAGGAGCCGGAGTACGACAGCTTTGCCGGCGTCGATGTGAAGGACAAGGTGGTCATCATCATGCGGCGGACGCCGCAGCAGGCGAATCCGCACGGTCTGTTTGCGGCCGGGCATGGAGGATCGCGGCACGCGGCGTTGCGAACGAAGGTGAGCAATGCGTTCCAGCACGGGGCGGCGGCGATTCTGTTCGTCAACGATCCGTACACGGGGCGCAAGGAAGCGGAGGCACTGCAGTCTCAGCTGGAGAAGGCGGCCGGCGAGATCGTGGACGTCGCGGTGAAGATCGCCGATGCGGAGGGAGACGAGCCTCCGGCCGAGCTGCTCAAGGAGTTGCGCGAGCGGACGAATCATTATCGGCAGGTGCAGGAACTGGTCGAAACGCACAACGACGACAAGCTGATGGAGTTCGGCTACGGCGGGACGCGCGGCGGCAAGTCGGTGCCGATCCTGCACATCTCGCAGGAGATCTGCAGTCGGCTGCTGGAGTCGAGTCTCGGGAAGAGCCTTGCCGAGATCGAAGTCGAGATCGATGCGACCGGCGAGCCGCAGAGTGCTCCGCTGTCGGGCTGGATTGCGGAAGGTGAGGCGAGCTTCGAGCTGGTGCGCGTACCGGTGCGGAACGTGATTGGCGTGCTCGAAGGGAGCGGTCCGCTGGCGGATGAAACGATCATCGTCGGGGCTCACTACGATCATGTCGGGCTGGGGGGCGAAGGCTCTCTTGCGCCCGGCGTGAAGGAAGTTCATAACGGTGCGGACGACAACGCGTCGGGTACGGCAGCGCTGATCGAACTGGCTCGACGGCTGGCCGAACGGGACCAGCCGCTTCCCCGACGTGTGGTCTTCATCGCGTTTACGGGTGAGGAACGGGGACTGCTCGGCTCGGCTCATTACGTGCGCGAGCCGGTCTTCCCACTCGAGTCGACGGTGGCGATGTTCAACATGGACATGGTCGGCCGTCTCGACGAAGAGAAGTTGACCGTCTTCGGTTCCGGGACGTCGTCGGCCTGGGAAGAAATGCTCAACCGTCTGGGCGATGACACGGGGCTGGAGCTGGTCCGCAAGCCGGAGGGATTTGGCCCGAGCGATCACTCGTCGTTCTACGCGAAGGAGATCCCGGTCATTCATCTGTTTACCGGCACGCACACCGATTATCACCGTCCGTCGGATGACTGGGACAAGCTGAATGTGCGGGGGATGGCGCGGATCGTGGATCTGCTCGAGGCAATGGTCGTCGAAGTCGCGACCGGGGAGGAGCGGCCGGATTATGTGGCGATCAAGGGACGTGCGTCGCTGGCCCGCAGCGGCAGCCGACCGTACTTCGGTTCGATTCCGGACTTCGGGACCGATGCCGAGGGGTATGCGATTTCGGGCGTCTCCCCCGGGAGTCCTGCCGACAAGGGAGGGCTGAAGGGGGGCGATGTCATCGTCCGGATGGGCGGACAGCCGATCGGTGGGCTGGATGATTTCGATCTGGCGCTGCGGAAGTTCTCGCCCGGCCAGGAAGTGGAAGTCGTCGTGCTTCGCGACAACAAGGAAACGAAACTGAAGGTTACTCTGGCGGCCCCTCGGTCATGAGCCCCGAATACCGAGTCCTGATTACGGATCGTCCCTGGAGTGAGTCCGACATCGAGCGGGAGATTCTCGCCGACGTCGGTGTCGAGGTCGTGGAGGCCCCCGATTCCGACGAGGCGACACTGATCGAAGCGGTCCGAGACTGCGATGCGATTGCCACCTGCTGGGCGAAAGTCACAGCGGGGGTCATCCAGGCGGCGGAACGGTGTCGGCATGTGGCCCGGATGGGAATCGGTCTGGATAACATTGCGGTGGACGAAGCGACGCGGCGGGGCATTCCCGTCACCAACGTGCCGGACTACTGCGTTTCGGAGGTCTCCGATCATGCGTTGGCGCTGATCCTGGCCTGTGCGCGGAACATCGGATTCTTCCACGGTCGTACGAAACAGGGTGAGTACGATCTGGCGGCGGCCGGATCGATGCGGCGGCTTTCGGAATGCACGCTGGGGCTGGTCGGTCTGGGGCACACGGCACGGGCACTGGTTCCGAAGGCGCGGGCGTTGGGGATGACGGTGATCGCGACGACTCCGTCGGGCAACGATTACGGGACCGGCTGCCGGATGGTGTCGTTCGAGGAGGTGCTGGAGAAGGGCGACTTCATCTCGGTGCATGCACCGCTGACGGAGGCGACGCGTCATTTGTTCGATGCGGCAGCGTTTGAGCGGATGAAGCCGTCGGCGTATCTGATCAACACGGCCCGGGGCGGGCTGATTGACGAGTCGGCTATGTGGGACTCGCTCAAGGCGGGGCAGATTGCCGGGGCGGGACTCGATGTGTTCGATCCGGAGCCGCCCGATCTCGACCGCCCCCTGTTTCGGGACGAGCGTGTGATCGTGACGCCGCACGCGGCGTTTGTCTCGCGCGAATCGGTCGTTGAGTTGCGGCAACGTGTGGCGAAGCAGATTGCTGCGGTTCTGAGCGGCGAACGTCCCGCGAGCGTCGTCAATCCTGAGGTTTACGACGACCACGCTGCAAAAGACGGCGGGGACTGAGCGACGTTCCCGTATGCAACACGGCATGTTGCAAAAAGTAAGCTAGAGTTGCGATGCGGGGTGTTGCACCGGCACAGCAGTGATCGGGACGCAGCACCCGGAACGATTGTGCGGATGATACAGGCCGCATCGTTGCCCGGAAGAGTCGGACAGGGGGCATGAACCAGCCGCCCTGGAGGATTTCCATGGCGCGAATGCGGTACGGGCCCCTGCCATCCGGGACAGAAACGAATATGGTGGCACCTGAACGCAGTAGCGGAGAGGTCGATTCTGTCGATCATGCCGGGACCGTCAGCGAGGAAGCTGTGCACGCAGAAGGAACCGACACTGCACAACTCGAAGTCCTTCAGGAACGGCTTGCCTACAAAGATGAGCTCGTTGCCGAACTGACTGCGCGTCTCGAGGCGGCAGCCGAGCAGCTCGATCGCCTGCAGCGAAGTGGCGTTCGTCCATCGTCGGGCGGTGGGGGGGCGCTTCCGGCAGAGCTGGTCGACGATCAGCGGCAGCTGACGAATGAACTGACGTCGGCGGTTCGTGAATGGCAGGAAATGAACGCCGCCGTCCTGCTCTCACAGATTGACGGCCGGCTGCGGGAACTTCAGGAGCAGGTCGCCGGTCAACAGCTCGTGGTCCGGAGTGTTCCACAGAGCGAGACTTCGGGGGAGCCGGCTGCATCCGCGGAGGGGAGTGACGAAGAGAGCCCGGGCGAAGGTCAGATCTCGGACGCCTGGGAGGCGATGAAGGCCCGGCTGCTCGAAGGGAAAGAGGCCCCTGCCCAGCCCGAAAAGACGGACGTTGACACGGCCGAGGATGCCTCTGCTGCGGAAGCGGACACGGCGGCGCGCGAGCCCCGTGAGAACGAGGAGGTCGCTGCTCCGGAACCGCTCGATCTCGACGCCGCCGATCGGGAGGAACTCGCACTGGCCGTGCTGGCCCGCGACGAATACATCGGCTACCTGCTGCAGACCCTTGCGGACACCGAGCAACGGATGGAACAGGTCGTTGACTGGGAGCAGCTCGCCAACGCACCGGAAGAACTCACCCGACAGTTGCGCGAGGAACTGGAACGGATCTCGCAGCGCGGACGGCGTGAGGAGTTGCGTCTGTCGCTCGAACGGGCCCGGCTGTCCCGCGAGCAGGCGAAGCTCGACCAGTTGCGTGCCGTCCTGGAGCGGCGACTGCGTACCCCGGTCGGAGGCAAACCGGCTGAGGAAACGCCGAAAGGGGAACCAACCGAGGCGGACCGCAAGGCCCGCTGGTCGCGTCTCTTCGGTACGCAGAAGGACTGAGTGCTTCGCAGTCGAGTACCGGGCAGACAGGAATGTCTGCCCCACTGTCTTCCGGGGTGGCTGCTTCACCGAGAATTCGCACGGCTCACAGAGCCGTGGCACGCGGCAGCTGGCCTGATCTGAAGAAGTGCTGGGACCAGTCCCAGCCTACGTTTTGAGGGGGGCGTCTCGAGTCTTGAGGAAGGCCCTTCGGTCGCCGCCGAGTACCGGGCAGACAGGAATGTCTGCCCCACCAGTCTTCCGGGGTGGATGCCTCACCCTGACTTCGAATGGCTCACAGAGCCGTGGCACGCGGCACCTGTCCTGATCTGAAGAAGTGCTGGGACCAGTCCCAGCCTACGTTCTGAGAAGGGACGTGAGTCTCGAGGAAGGCCCACTGGTCGCAGCCGAGTACCAGGCAGACAGGAATGTCTGCCCCACCGTCTTCCGGGGTGGCTGCTTCACCGAGAATTCGCACGGTTCACAGAACCGTGGCACGCGGCAGCTGATGTACGATGACGAGCGTGGATGCCTCGTGTCGCTGCGCGACCCCGGTTGGCGAGCAACCGGGGCTACCCTGATTCGCTCGCCAGGACCGGGGCCATCCGCCGCAAGCGAGTACGCAGGGGCGGGAGCGGACCGCATGCCCACCCGCCTTCGGCGTGAGGGCATGGCACCCTGGGGTTGTCGGCCTTGAGTTGTATCTCGTGAGCGAATGTGTCTGCACAGGCAGACAGGAATGTCTGCCCCACTGTCTTCCGGGGTGGATGCTTCACCCTGACTTCGCACGGGGCACATAGCCGCGGCACCTGGCCTGATCTGAAGAAGTGCTGGGACCAGTCCCAGCCTACATTTTGAGGGGTGTG
This region includes:
- a CDS encoding ABC transporter permease, which translates into the protein MNYHDLTYLDVAIAAVLILINGIISLLMRLDLEKRLLVASVRTVVQLLLVGLVLKWIFARDHPAAVAGLMLLMSCIAGTAAVRRTDRRFKGIWTSSLIAVMTSSWIVIGVALTAILSPNEWLQSPAQYAIPLMGMILGNTLNGISLGLDRFTDDLVSKRNEVELLLCLGGTRWDAARPTVQSAIRTGMIPIINSMMVVGLVSLPGMMTGQILAGAEPMSAVRYQIVIMFLIAAGSAMGTTLVVLLSFRRLFNARHQFLADRLTRR
- a CDS encoding ABC transporter ATP-binding protein — protein: MRPEPITHRLTIADAPPDTSTKHRVPAPTMTEPLLEAHNLHRTGDNGTPLLTDVSLHVEPGQRWAIRGSSGAGKTVLMRALALLAPIDSGEILFRGQPIENANVPRYRSSVIYLQQRPVLLEGTVEDNLQLPFRLRTHAKRHYDRDRIRELLSHVGRDESFLGRQREHLSGGEAQIVAVLRAIQMNPQMLLLDEPTAALDRDSVSAVESLVKDWLAEDSSRATVWVTHDDTQTQRMSDHVLHLAGGHVVAEP
- a CDS encoding 1-phosphofructokinase family hexose kinase, with translation MILAAGLSPAWQQIADFDQLRPGEVNRATQVHWCASGKVLNAAIAVHRLGAPCRGLSVAGGPAGHSLRADMQAEGVAMDWVETTAPSRVCTTIRETGPGRTTELVENAPALTQSDLETFLKVFEQAAATADVLVLSGSLPAGTPADFYRTMLQRAGKPAVLDIRGDELIHALECCPRVVKPNREELAATVDHPVDDEEGLRQAVRALQERGAEWVVITDGAGPVYAASPDEAWRFEPARPRELVNPIGCGDSLAAGLAVGISEGRGLVDAVRLGMGAAAANLENLLPARLEPGRAEALAAAVQASPLAW
- a CDS encoding iron-containing alcohol dehydrogenase → MMSGCSQYDLLLPRRVVFGWGRRNELGPLAAELGRRAFLVTGSRTLQASGTVEAVTAQLREAGVETVPIGQIAHEPEVQDVDATVARILEHRPGEGDLVIGLGGGSAIDLAKAVAALVTNRHGESVRDFLEGVGNGLTIDQPTLPFLAVPTTAGTGSEATKNAVISSYDPTFKKSLRSPRMVAAAVLIDPELTVTVPASVTAATGMDAITQLIESYISGRTQPFTRALCLEGLQRALPAIVTAVEQPTDRPAREAMSHAAFLSGMALANSGLGLAHGVAAALGVHCRTPHGIACAVMLPAALRVNRDVRRDDLAHLGRLLTDTDSNDPDVLADAFIEHIESICSRVGIPRTLSQLGVEREQIAAIVPSSHGNSMRGNPTQLTDDELTSLLEGML
- a CDS encoding M20/M25/M40 family metallo-hydrolase, encoding MLRRLAIPSVRALCTALAVSVLFPVAVRAERIEEATQRLLEDVKYLASDDLQGRGVGTKGLDQAAVYIRDAFAAAGLDVTVDGGDAYQDFEVIDGAKLTEPNVLTLNGPDGQSVTLELGKDFTVGSFGDAGTFDAPIVFCGYGIDSKEPEYDSFAGVDVKDKVVIIMRRTPQQANPHGLFAAGHGGSRHAALRTKVSNAFQHGAAAILFVNDPYTGRKEAEALQSQLEKAAGEIVDVAVKIADAEGDEPPAELLKELRERTNHYRQVQELVETHNDDKLMEFGYGGTRGGKSVPILHISQEICSRLLESSLGKSLAEIEVEIDATGEPQSAPLSGWIAEGEASFELVRVPVRNVIGVLEGSGPLADETIIVGAHYDHVGLGGEGSLAPGVKEVHNGADDNASGTAALIELARRLAERDQPLPRRVVFIAFTGEERGLLGSAHYVREPVFPLESTVAMFNMDMVGRLDEEKLTVFGSGTSSAWEEMLNRLGDDTGLELVRKPEGFGPSDHSSFYAKEIPVIHLFTGTHTDYHRPSDDWDKLNVRGMARIVDLLEAMVVEVATGEERPDYVAIKGRASLARSGSRPYFGSIPDFGTDAEGYAISGVSPGSPADKGGLKGGDVIVRMGGQPIGGLDDFDLALRKFSPGQEVEVVVLRDNKETKLKVTLAAPRS
- a CDS encoding C-terminal binding protein, which produces MSPEYRVLITDRPWSESDIEREILADVGVEVVEAPDSDEATLIEAVRDCDAIATCWAKVTAGVIQAAERCRHVARMGIGLDNIAVDEATRRGIPVTNVPDYCVSEVSDHALALILACARNIGFFHGRTKQGEYDLAAAGSMRRLSECTLGLVGLGHTARALVPKARALGMTVIATTPSGNDYGTGCRMVSFEEVLEKGDFISVHAPLTEATRHLFDAAAFERMKPSAYLINTARGGLIDESAMWDSLKAGQIAGAGLDVFDPEPPDLDRPLFRDERVIVTPHAAFVSRESVVELRQRVAKQIAAVLSGERPASVVNPEVYDDHAAKDGGD